Sequence from the Streptomyces peucetius genome:
CGCTGGGCAGCACCACCGCCTGGTACTTGGCGCGCGGCCGCCCGTCCACGGTGTCGGCGAGGAACGCCGCGTCGATCTTTGGGCGCTGTGCGACGCGGAGGTCCACGCGGGTGAACGGGGTGCCCTGGTCACCCAGTTCGGCGGCGATCGCGTCGACGGCGGGACCGCCGTCGTCGACCACGAGCACCCGCAGGTCGACGCGTGGCGCGGGCGGCTCCACGGCGCCCGCCGCGGGTGCCAGGAGAACCGGCAGAAGTGCACCCGCGCAGGCGAGAGCTGTGGCACGGACGGTGCGCATCAAAGTGGTCCCTCCCCGACAGGGCATGCCGGACCCCCATCCGGCATGCCCTGTCCCCCCAGAAGTGGCCGGACCGCAGGGCGACCGCCACATCGGCTCTGTCGGATCACATAGTGAGGTGCGCTCCGGTGGAAGTGTGTGGGCATTGTGAAACCTGGCGCAAAACGGAGGTGGCGGTCGAGGCCGGCCGTCGGCTGCGGAGCGGGACGAGGGGGGTGGGAGAGCGACCGCCCCGCCGGTCCGATCGCCAGGCGGCACCGGGGGCAAGCGGTTGTTGGAACGGTCTGTCGACTTCAGTGATCCAGACCATGTGGCGTCGATGTCGATCAAACGGCCGTAGCTCACAGATTCGGCCAACCTGCGCGTCCGGCGCTCTGCCGCGGGCGCCCGCTCCGTCTCCGGGCCGTCCGTGCGGACGCCGAGGCCGTCCGTGCGGACTCGCCCGGACCGTCCGCGGACTCGCCCGGACCGTCCGCGCTTCGTCTGCAGGTCCCACCTCAGATCTCACGTGACGGGTGTCATTTGGTCGGTAACCCAACAGTCAGTAAAGTCGAGCCTTTGAAACGTGGCATTCGAGTGACCGAGGAACGGCAACCAGCGATGACGGTGACAGAGGACAGCCCGGTGGCGTACGGGCCGGGCATCGACCCGGAGCGGCTGGCCGTCTGCCTGAGCGTGCTCGAGGAGCTCGACAAGCTCGAGGTCGACCACCCGGACGCGATCGCGGTGCGCCGTGCGACGGCCGGGGTCTACCGCACGGTGAAGCAGCGCCGGCGGCAGGAGCGCCGCGCGGCCAAGACGGCGCACGACAAGGCCGTCACGGAGGCGACCGCGACCGGTTCCGCTGCCCGGATCGACGACGAGACGCAGGGCGTGCTGCCCTCGTCCTCCTCCCAGGGGGAGATCGCGGGCATACTGCGGCGCCCGCGTTCCTGCTACATCTGCAAGACCCGCTACGTCGAGGTCGATGCGTTCTACCACCAGCTGTGCCAGGCGTGCGCGGCCGAGAACCGCGCCCGGCGCGACGCGCGCGCCGATCTGACCGGCAAGCGCGCCCTGCTCACCGGCGGCCGGGCCAAGATCGGTATGTACATCGCGCTGCGGTTGCTGCGTGACGGTGCTCACACCACCATCACCACCCGCTTCCCGAACGACGCGGTCCGCCGCTTCAAGGCGATGCCGGACAGCGACGACTGGATCCACCGGCTCAAGATCGTGGGCATCGACCTGCGGGACCCGGCGCAGGTCGTCGCCCTCGCCGACTCGGTCGCGGCCGAGGGCCCGCTCGACATCCTGATCAACAACGCCGCCCAGACGGTCCGCCGTTCCCCGCAGGCGTACCGGGAGCTGGTCGCCGCCGAGTCGGGGCCGCTGCCGGCGGGCGAACTTCCGTCGGCCGAGGTCATCGGCACGTTCGGCAGCGGCGCCGTCGACTCGGTGGCCGCCCTGCCGTCGGCCGGCGCGGAGGGGCTGACGGCGCAGCAGGTCACGGACCTGGCCCTGGTCAGCGGCTCCGCCTCGCCCGAGCGCATCGCGGCGGGCACGGCCATCGACGCGGGCGGCCTGGTGCCCGACCTGCACGACACGAACAGCTGGATCCAGACCGTCTCCGAGGTCGACCCGGTCGAGCTGCTCGAGGTCCAGCTGTGCAACTCCACCGCGCCGTTCATCCTGATCAGCCGACTCCGTCCGGCGATGGCAGCGGCCGCGTCGCGGCGGAAGTACGTGGTGAACGTGTCGGCCATGGAAGGCGTCTTCAGCCGCGGCTACAAGGGCGCGGGCCACCCGCACACCAACATGGCCAAGGCCGCGCTGAACATGCTGACCCGCACCAGCGCGCAGGAGATGTTCGAGGCGGACGGCATCCTGATGACGGCCGTCGACACCGGCTGGATCACCGACGAACGTCCGCACCCCGACAAGATGCGTCTGGCGGACGCCGGTTTCCACGCCCCGCTCGACCTGATCGACGGCGCGGCCCGCGTCTACGACCCGATCGTGCGCGGCGAGGACGGCGAGGACCTGTACGGCTGCTTCCTCAAGGACTACGCCCCCGCCAACTGGTAGGCCATCGCCTCACATCGCACCACGTGCCACGGCCGGTGCATCCGACTCGGGTGCACCGGCCGTGGCTTTCGGTCCGGACGCCGGGAGCGGCCTGAATCGAGCGGAATTCGCGGCGCTATCGAGCGCGGCGCCGCTCATTTGGTTATCTTGGGGTGGACGGACGAGCCACCAAGGGATCCACAAACTCCCTTCGGCCGTCCTGGGACAGGTCTGCAACCAGGCCGCGGTCCCGCCCGAGTGACGGCGCCACCGCGACCGAACTGCCCCTGTCCCAGTTTCGCGACACGAAGGAGTGCGCGGTGACACCAGATGTGAAGCAAGACCAACGCCCGTCGGAGCGCGGCGGCGAACGAGCCGGCAAGACCGAAGAGCTCGGCAATCTCGAGGTCTGGGCCCGCTCGGCCCCGATCCGGCTCGCCGGATACGAGGAGGACCTCGCCGAACCGCACATCCTGCCGGGCATCGACTGACCAGCGCTTCAGGACAGCCGTGCGGGCGCCAGGAACTCGCGTACGAAGGTGCGGTGCCACCGCGCCCCGGTCTCCCGCCGCTCGCGCCGGGTGGTGAACCGGTAGCGGTAGAGCCGCGCCCGCACATGGGTGGGCGGCGCGTCCGGGAAGGGGTTGCGCCGCAGCAGCCGGAGCGTGTCCCGGTCGCCGTCGAGCAACCGCTCCACGAACGGCAGGAACCACGGCCCTGCGTAGGCCGGGGAGAGCGCGGCGAACCACATCATCCAGTCGAGCCGCAGATGGTACGGGGCGTACTGGCGCGGCAGCCGGCGCACGTCGCCCGGCTTGCCCTTGAACTCGTACTCCCGCCAGACGGTCCCCTCGTGGAGCGTCCTCTCGTCCGTCCCCTCCACCACCAGCTCCTGCCGGACCCGGCCCACCGTGCCGAACGCGCCGTAGGAGTTCACCAGGTGCAGCGAGTCGTAGGAGCGGTTCATCGCCTGGTGCTTGGAGAGCAGGTTGCGTGCCGGGCGGTAGCTGAGAGCCAGGACCAGCACGGTCACGGCGATCACCACGATCCGGTACCAGAGCGGCGCCTCTGGCAGCGGGTGCGGGCCCGCGACGAGCGAACCGTCGAACGCGGAGAGGGCGATGACGATCGTCAGCCAGTTCAGCCACGCGAAGTTGCCCGACAGCACGAGCCACAGCTGGGTCACCACGATCAGTGCCGCGGCGACGCTCGCCACCGGCTGCGGGGTGAACAGCAGGAACGGCACGGCGAGTTGCACCACATGATTGGCCGCCGCCTCGACGCGGTGCACGGGCCGGGGCAGCAGGTGGAAGAGCCGGCTCAGCGGGCCGGGCATCGGCTGGGTCTCATGATGGAAGTACAGGCAGGTCAGATTGCGCCAGCAGGCGTCACCGCGGAGCTTGATGAGCCCCGCCCCGAACTCCAGCCGGAACAGCAGCCAGCGCAGCAGCCACAGCACCAGCACCGGCGGCTGGACGTGTTCGTTGCCGAGGAAGACCGCGAGGAAGCCGGTCTCCAGCAGCAGCGACTCCCATCCGAACCCGTACCAGGTCTGGCCGACGTTGACGATCGAGAGGTACAGCAGCCACAGCACCGCCCACCAGGCCATGGCGGCCCCGAGCGGAAGCCGGTCGGCCGCTCCGGCGACCAGGGCCGCGGAGAGCAGACATCCGGTCCAGGCGACCAGGGCGAAGAAACGGTCGGAGTAGTGCAGCCGGAACACCGTCGGTGAAGCGCGCCAGGGCACCCGGCGCAGGAAGTCCGGCACCGGCAGCATTCCGCGCTCGCCGATCAGCGCCTTGAACTGCAGGGCGGCGGAGAGGAACGCGACGAAGTACACGGCGGCGAGAGCCCGCTGGAACACCAGCCGGCTCAGCCAGTAAGCGTCGTCGCCGAACCACTCCATCCCCTCCAGTATCGGCCCGCGATCCGGGATCAGCCCGCAGCGATCCGTCGCAGCGTGTGGCCCAGCCGCCGTGCGTACCAGCGCTGCAGCACGGGCACCAGCGGGCCGCCGAGCCGGCTGTACCACGCGGCGGGCCGGCTGAACGCCAGCACGGTGAACCACACGGAGCCGTCGTCGTGCAGATCGACGGTGAAAGCCTCCTCGCCCAGCTCGGGATGGCCGGTGAGCGTGCCGTACGCGAAGCCGGTGCGGTTCTCGTCGTACACCGTCCAGATCACCTCGCACGGCACGGCCAGGCGGAGCGGACCGATGCCCGCGGAGACCTCGACCCGCACCCCGGGCGCCGCGCGCTCCGCGGACGCCCGTACCCCGGCCCCCGACGCACGGTGCATGCGCCAGGTCGTGACCGCGCGGCCCGCGGCCCCGAACGCGGCCCGGCCGGTCCCGATGCGGGTGGTGTGGTGCAGATGGTGGTAGCCGGCCGGGAGCGGGCCGAGCCGCGTCGCGCCGACCTCCGGGTAGTCGAGGCTGCGTGCGGGGTTCCGGCGTGCGGAGCTCATACGGCACTCTCCTTCATGTCCTTGATCGTTTCCATGTCCCCGATCCTTCGCCAGGCCAGCACCGAGCAGAGTGCGAAGCCGAGGGCGTTGCCGAGGCCGTGGGTGGCGGCCATCCAGGTCAGGCTGGGGTGCGGGAGGTCCGCGGCCTCGCCGACCGCCCAGCTCAGCGCCAGCAGCATCGTCGCCACCAGCACGGCCGCGGAGACCGCGAGCAGCGCCCGCGTCCACCGGTCGTGCTCAGGCCCGCGGACGTCGCGCCAGGTCACCAGGGCCACGGCCCACATGCCCGCCGTGAGCACCAGCGCACCGGCGAGCTCGGCCCAGTCGTCGATGAAGTAGCCCGCGAGGACGCCCAGCGTGCCGATCGGCACGCTGAGCGCGGCGAACCGCCCGAGCGGTCCGTCGGCCCGGCCGCAGACCAGGCCCGCGACGAGCGCGGCGGCGAACCCGGCGAAGTGGAAGTGCGGCACGGTCAGCGCCAGGATCGGCAGCGTGAAGCCGAACAGTTCGTGACCGGCCCGCTCCGCGACCAGCGCGAGCCCCGCGACGGACGGTGTGACCAGGGCGGTCAGTACCGCGACCTCCGCGGGCGCGACCGAGCGGGTGGCGGCGAGCCGCCGGACCGCCTGGGCGGCCGGCAGCAGTGTGCCGAACGCGAAGACGACCGCCAGTGCGGTCGCCGCATCCCCTCGTGGCAGCCAGAGCGCGACGGCGCCCGGTACGGCGAACAGCGGCCAGATCCGCCGAACGGGTGCGAGCCGTACGGGGTCGAGCAGCCGCAGCCCCGCCGGTACGACGATCAGCATCCCGAGCATGACGATCAGGTTGACCAGGACGGACATGCCGCACCCCCCACCGATTGAACGTGTTCAAACCTCTCTGGCGCCCAGCCTATGCGTCGAACTGAACGCGTTCAAGTCGCATCGCTCGTGATGATCCGTCAGAAATTGAGGGACATCCCGGGTTGCGGAAGGCAGGAGATCCTGGTGCGTTCACCGATGCGTGGTCTGTACGCGGCGGTCGCCGTGCTGTGCGTGGGGCCGCTGGCCGCCGGCTGCGGAGGCGAGAGCAAGGCGGCGGAACCGGAGGAGATCCTCCTCCAGTCGTCCGCGGCGACGGGCCCGGAGCCCTTCACGGCGTCGACCGCCAGCCCCGGCCGGCCCCCCGCCCTGCCGCGCGTCGCGAGCGCACCGAAGAGCCCGTCCGGTGGAGGGGTGACGCTGCGCACCATGTCGGGCTCGGCACCGGGGTTGTACGCCGGCACCCAGGAGGTGGCGGCCTGTGACGTCGCCGCGCAGGCCGGGCTGCTGGTCACCGACAAGGACAAGGCCCGCGCGTTCGCCGAGGGGGCGGGGGTCGAGCCGTCGGGCATCGGTGCCTTTCTGCGCGGCCTGACGCCGGTGCTGCTGCGCACCGACGTCCGCGTCACCGGACACGGCTTCCACGACGGCTCCGCCGTCGCCCGCCAGTCCGTCCTCCAGGCCGGTACGGCGATCCTGGTCGACCAGTACGGCGCCCCGCGGGTGCGGTGCGCCTCCGGCACGCCGCTGAAGAAGCCGGTCCCGGTCGGGGCCCGGATGGTCACCACGGGCACGGCCTGGCCCGGGTACCGCGCCGACCGGACGCTCGTCGTCAAGCCGGCGGCTCAGCCCGTCAACAACCTTCTGCTGGTGAGCGTCGTCGACAACGGCTGGATCGAGCGCCCGAGCGGAACCACGGGCGAGGACGACGCCCGGCCCGCGGCGATCCCGCCCGTCGACCCCGACGAGGTCTTCGCCGATCCAGGTCGCGACGAACCGGACGACGCCGCCGACCCTGCGGGCGCCGAGGGCGCGAGCTCCGGGCCGCGCCCCTCGGAGGCCGCACCACAGCCGCCCGCGGAACCCGCCGCCCCGCCCGCGGAACCCGCGCCGCCGGTCGAGCCCGCCCCGCCTGCGGAGCCCGGCCCGTCGGCGGCCCCGCAGCCCGACCTGCCCCCGGGGCCGCTCCCGGGGGTCCCGGACCAGGTGGAACCCGAGCCGGCCGACCCGTGGCTCCCGGACGACGCCGTCGGCGCCCACGACACCGACGGGGGAACGGGGGTCGGGTCCGATCCGGTCGCAACGGTCCCGGAGGAGCCTGCCGAGGGGGACGCGTTCCGGCGCTGACACACCGGGCAGGCCCCTCGCCCGACAGCTCGTGGATCGCGACAAATCATGGCAGAGTGGCTCCATGGCTGATCGGGCAGCGGGTGCCCTGTCGCTCCCCGACGACTGGCCGGCGCACGCGGACGTGAGTCTCATCCTCAACCGGATGGGCACCTTCGACTGGGATCTCACCAGCGGGCTCATGCACTTGGACGAGCCCGGGCTCGACGTGTTCGACCTGTGTGCCGAGGAGTACGACGGCCGTCCGGAGAGCCTTTCGACGCGGGTACCCGCCGACGAGGCCGTCCGTCTCGACACCATGGTGGCCCAGGCCCTGAAGAACGGGAGCGACAACTACGGCGCCTACTTCCGCATCCGGCGCCGTGACGGAAACCTCCGCTGGACCCACACCCAGGCCTGCGTACGGCGGGACGAGACCGGCCGCCCGGTGCGCATCATCGGGATCGTCCGGGACGCGACCCAGGAGCTCGCCGACTCCACCGCCCACGTCGAGGTCGACCTCGAGCGCCGCAGACAGACCAGCGTCGTCGAGAGCACCACCGCCGCCCTGGCCCACGCCCGGACCGTCCAGGACGTCATCGAACTGCTGAAGAGCTCCCACGGGCTGGAGCACCTCGGCGCCACCAGCCTGGTCATGGGCCTCCTCGAGTCCGGCCGGATCCACCTCGTGGCCGAGGGACCGGAAGGATCCTTCGTACCCGGCACGCGCTACACGAGAGTCGACGAGCAGTATCCGATGAGCGAAGTGGTGCGCACACTCACCCCCCGCTTCATCGAGTCCAAGGCCGACTTCGCCCGGTCGTACCCGGTCCTGTGGCCGCACATCAGCGGACTCGGCATCTCCGCCGCCGCCTATCTGCCGCTGATCGCGCAGGCCCGCCCCATCGGCGCGCTCGGCCTGCTCTACCGCGACAAGACCTCCTTCAGCGCCGACGAGCGCAACCTGCTCGTCG
This genomic interval carries:
- a CDS encoding SDR family NAD(P)-dependent oxidoreductase — protein: MTVTEDSPVAYGPGIDPERLAVCLSVLEELDKLEVDHPDAIAVRRATAGVYRTVKQRRRQERRAAKTAHDKAVTEATATGSAARIDDETQGVLPSSSSQGEIAGILRRPRSCYICKTRYVEVDAFYHQLCQACAAENRARRDARADLTGKRALLTGGRAKIGMYIALRLLRDGAHTTITTRFPNDAVRRFKAMPDSDDWIHRLKIVGIDLRDPAQVVALADSVAAEGPLDILINNAAQTVRRSPQAYRELVAAESGPLPAGELPSAEVIGTFGSGAVDSVAALPSAGAEGLTAQQVTDLALVSGSASPERIAAGTAIDAGGLVPDLHDTNSWIQTVSEVDPVELLEVQLCNSTAPFILISRLRPAMAAAASRRKYVVNVSAMEGVFSRGYKGAGHPHTNMAKAALNMLTRTSAQEMFEADGILMTAVDTGWITDERPHPDKMRLADAGFHAPLDLIDGAARVYDPIVRGEDGEDLYGCFLKDYAPANW
- a CDS encoding lipase maturation factor family protein, with product MEWFGDDAYWLSRLVFQRALAAVYFVAFLSAALQFKALIGERGMLPVPDFLRRVPWRASPTVFRLHYSDRFFALVAWTGCLLSAALVAGAADRLPLGAAMAWWAVLWLLYLSIVNVGQTWYGFGWESLLLETGFLAVFLGNEHVQPPVLVLWLLRWLLFRLEFGAGLIKLRGDACWRNLTCLYFHHETQPMPGPLSRLFHLLPRPVHRVEAAANHVVQLAVPFLLFTPQPVASVAAALIVVTQLWLVLSGNFAWLNWLTIVIALSAFDGSLVAGPHPLPEAPLWYRIVVIAVTVLVLALSYRPARNLLSKHQAMNRSYDSLHLVNSYGAFGTVGRVRQELVVEGTDERTLHEGTVWREYEFKGKPGDVRRLPRQYAPYHLRLDWMMWFAALSPAYAGPWFLPFVERLLDGDRDTLRLLRRNPFPDAPPTHVRARLYRYRFTTRRERRETGARWHRTFVREFLAPARLS
- a CDS encoding DUF1990 family protein gives rise to the protein MSSARRNPARSLDYPEVGATRLGPLPAGYHHLHHTTRIGTGRAAFGAAGRAVTTWRMHRASGAGVRASAERAAPGVRVEVSAGIGPLRLAVPCEVIWTVYDENRTGFAYGTLTGHPELGEEAFTVDLHDDGSVWFTVLAFSRPAAWYSRLGGPLVPVLQRWYARRLGHTLRRIAAG
- a CDS encoding YndJ family protein yields the protein MSVLVNLIVMLGMLIVVPAGLRLLDPVRLAPVRRIWPLFAVPGAVALWLPRGDAATALAVVFAFGTLLPAAQAVRRLAATRSVAPAEVAVLTALVTPSVAGLALVAERAGHELFGFTLPILALTVPHFHFAGFAAALVAGLVCGRADGPLGRFAALSVPIGTLGVLAGYFIDDWAELAGALVLTAGMWAVALVTWRDVRGPEHDRWTRALLAVSAAVLVATMLLALSWAVGEAADLPHPSLTWMAATHGLGNALGFALCSVLAWRRIGDMETIKDMKESAV
- a CDS encoding DUF6777 domain-containing protein codes for the protein MRSPMRGLYAAVAVLCVGPLAAGCGGESKAAEPEEILLQSSAATGPEPFTASTASPGRPPALPRVASAPKSPSGGGVTLRTMSGSAPGLYAGTQEVAACDVAAQAGLLVTDKDKARAFAEGAGVEPSGIGAFLRGLTPVLLRTDVRVTGHGFHDGSAVARQSVLQAGTAILVDQYGAPRVRCASGTPLKKPVPVGARMVTTGTAWPGYRADRTLVVKPAAQPVNNLLLVSVVDNGWIERPSGTTGEDDARPAAIPPVDPDEVFADPGRDEPDDAADPAGAEGASSGPRPSEAAPQPPAEPAAPPAEPAPPVEPAPPAEPGPSAAPQPDLPPGPLPGVPDQVEPEPADPWLPDDAVGAHDTDGGTGVGSDPVATVPEEPAEGDAFRR